One Rhodococcus sp. P1Y DNA window includes the following coding sequences:
- a CDS encoding 3-oxoacyl-ACP reductase, with product MAATKGAPDLYSTFLASAPGSFIAKQAGLPQPEKLRRYKTGEPPLAGPVLIGGSGRLVEPLRELLSDYPQAQPHDTKHGALVFDATGIGNVAELEQLFQFFQPVIRNLAPSARVVVIGTTPEETASVDEHIAQRALEGFTRSVGKEVKRGATAQLVYVSPKASTGISGLESTLRFLLSAKSAFVDGQVIAVGDADSEAPASWDKPLAGKVAVVTGAARGIGATIAEVLARDGATVIAADIPAAGEALSETANRVGGTSLALDVTAPDAAEVLSKHLLERHGGADIIVHNAGITRDKTLANMDESRWNSVIGVNLLAPQRITDHLVETGALKEGGRVVDVSSIAGIAGNRGQTNYGTSKAGVIGLVHASAPVLAKKNITINAVAPGFIETAMTAAIPFATREAGRRMSSLLQGGQTVDVAELVSYFASPASNAVTGQVVRVCGQSLLGA from the coding sequence GTGGCAGCCACCAAGGGAGCCCCAGACCTCTACTCCACGTTCCTGGCGTCCGCGCCCGGATCTTTCATCGCCAAGCAGGCAGGTCTGCCGCAGCCCGAAAAGCTGCGTCGGTACAAGACGGGCGAGCCGCCCCTCGCGGGACCGGTCCTCATCGGCGGCAGCGGTCGACTCGTCGAGCCGCTGCGCGAGCTGCTGTCGGACTACCCCCAGGCCCAGCCCCATGACACCAAGCACGGCGCGTTGGTCTTCGACGCCACCGGGATCGGCAACGTCGCCGAGCTCGAGCAGCTGTTCCAGTTCTTCCAGCCGGTCATCCGCAACTTGGCGCCTTCGGCTCGTGTCGTCGTCATCGGCACGACCCCCGAGGAAACCGCGAGCGTCGACGAGCACATCGCTCAGCGCGCTCTCGAAGGCTTCACCCGTAGTGTCGGCAAAGAGGTCAAGCGCGGAGCGACGGCGCAGCTCGTCTACGTCTCCCCGAAGGCATCGACCGGCATTTCCGGCCTCGAGTCCACGCTTCGCTTCCTGCTGTCGGCCAAATCCGCATTCGTCGACGGCCAGGTCATCGCCGTCGGTGATGCCGACTCCGAGGCTCCCGCTTCATGGGACAAGCCGCTTGCAGGCAAGGTCGCCGTCGTCACCGGCGCAGCCCGCGGCATCGGCGCCACCATCGCCGAAGTTCTTGCGCGCGACGGCGCAACCGTCATCGCCGCCGATATCCCCGCTGCAGGCGAGGCGCTGTCGGAGACCGCCAACAGGGTCGGCGGAACGTCACTGGCTCTCGACGTCACGGCCCCCGACGCAGCCGAGGTGCTGTCCAAGCACCTGCTCGAGCGTCACGGCGGTGCAGACATCATCGTCCACAACGCAGGCATCACCCGCGACAAGACGCTCGCCAACATGGACGAGAGCCGCTGGAACTCGGTAATCGGTGTGAATCTGCTTGCACCGCAGCGCATTACCGATCACCTGGTCGAGACCGGAGCGTTGAAGGAAGGCGGACGCGTCGTCGACGTTTCGTCCATCGCAGGCATCGCAGGCAACCGCGGCCAGACCAACTACGGCACCTCGAAGGCAGGCGTCATCGGCCTGGTGCACGCGTCGGCTCCTGTTCTCGCGAAGAAGAACATCACCATCAACGCCGTCGCCCCCGGTTTCATCGAGACCGCCATGACCGCTGCGATCCCGTTCGCAACGCGTGAAGCAGGTCGACGCATGAGCTCGCTGCTGCAGGGCGGCCAGACCGTCGACGTTGCAGAGCTGGTGTCGTACTTCGCATCTCCCGCATCCAATGCCGTCACCGGACAGGTCGTTCGAGTCTGCGGCCAAAGCCTCCTCGGCGCATGA
- a CDS encoding acetyl-CoA C-acetyltransferase, whose protein sequence is MTSKQLRPVAIVGGNRIPFARSDKKYALASNQDMLTATIDGLVSRFGLQGERLGLVAAGAVLKHSRDFNLTREVVLGSALSPYTPAFDIQQACGTGLQSIIAVGDAIASGRIDAGIGGGVDTTSDAPIGVNDELREFLLSLNRAKTTTDRIKLLGNVRPSMLGIEIPRNGEPRTGLSMGDHAAITAKEFGVRREDQDELAAASHKNMAAAYDRGFFDDLVTPFLGLTRDDNLRPGSTVEKLATLKPVFGTKLGDATMTAGNSTPLTDGASAALLSTDEWASERNLPVLAHLVDSETAAVDYVHGNASFKDGLLMAPTYAIPRLLARNGLTLQDFDYYEIHEAFASVVLATLQAFESDEYCKERLGLDSALGSIDRSKLNVNGSSLAAGHPFAATGGRIVASLAKMLAEKGSGRGLISICAAGGQGVTAIIER, encoded by the coding sequence GTGACAAGCAAGCAGCTACGACCGGTCGCAATCGTCGGTGGCAACCGCATCCCGTTCGCGCGCTCGGACAAGAAGTACGCGCTGGCCTCGAACCAGGACATGCTCACCGCCACGATCGACGGGCTGGTCAGCCGGTTCGGGCTGCAAGGTGAGCGCCTCGGCCTCGTCGCCGCAGGTGCAGTGCTCAAGCATTCGCGCGACTTCAACCTCACCCGCGAGGTCGTACTCGGCAGCGCGTTGAGCCCGTACACCCCCGCCTTCGACATCCAGCAGGCCTGCGGTACGGGACTGCAATCCATCATCGCGGTCGGCGACGCTATTGCCTCGGGCCGCATCGACGCAGGCATCGGCGGTGGCGTCGACACCACGTCGGATGCTCCGATCGGTGTGAACGACGAACTCCGTGAGTTCCTTCTGTCGTTGAACCGGGCGAAGACCACCACCGATCGCATCAAGCTGCTCGGAAACGTGCGCCCGTCGATGCTCGGCATCGAGATCCCTCGCAACGGTGAACCGCGTACGGGTCTGTCGATGGGCGACCACGCTGCCATCACGGCCAAGGAGTTCGGCGTTCGCCGCGAGGACCAGGACGAATTGGCTGCAGCCAGCCACAAGAACATGGCCGCTGCGTACGACCGTGGGTTCTTCGACGACTTGGTGACGCCGTTCCTCGGCCTGACTCGCGACGACAACCTGCGGCCGGGATCGACCGTCGAGAAGCTGGCGACGCTCAAGCCCGTGTTCGGAACGAAGCTGGGCGACGCCACCATGACGGCAGGCAACTCGACGCCTCTCACCGATGGCGCGTCGGCTGCCCTGCTGTCGACCGACGAGTGGGCGTCCGAGCGGAACTTGCCGGTGCTCGCGCATCTGGTGGACTCCGAGACCGCTGCCGTCGACTACGTCCACGGCAATGCGTCGTTCAAGGACGGACTGCTGATGGCGCCGACTTACGCCATTCCGCGTCTGCTGGCTCGTAACGGGCTTACGCTGCAGGACTTCGATTACTACGAGATTCACGAGGCGTTCGCATCCGTCGTGCTCGCGACGCTGCAGGCTTTCGAGAGTGACGAGTACTGCAAGGAGCGCCTCGGCCTCGACAGCGCGCTCGGTTCCATCGATCGCAGCAAGCTGAACGTCAACGGATCGTCGTTGGCAGCCGGTCACCCGTTCGCGGCTACAGGTGGACGCATCGTCGCATCGTTGGCCAAGATGCTCGCCGAGAAGGGCTCGGGCCGCGGCCTGATCTCCATCTGTGCAGCCGGCGGACAGGGCGTCACCGCAATCATCGAGCGCTGA
- a CDS encoding VanW family protein, which produces MSVGGDGKGKRDKEPDPPESSATSGDGAVAGHSVVDDSVADDVPPYEAVTEVMRAIDPNEPLPGQSVSQTEPAVPGEGAEFDEPTDRQEAVPGGPTESDSTSLSNDVPVSHREAEPSGAVDPGAVLPSSGGPSAVDPGAVDPDAVNTHAVNTHAVNTHAVDANAANAEDTARHSSAAHSLEAAHSPEAAVSSEAAVEAGAEDRADDSSTVAIPVVEPPSGTEPPSGTEPPAGAGPPAGAGPSDRGDSYAGPAVSPSGDDVVASTRDVKASQMKIAVIVGAAVAILGVFYTADLLSSDGSVPRGVVVAGVEVGGLSHEDAEARLQSELGPRVDQSVRVNAGDRELELVPSAAGLGIDWASTLDRAGSQPINPFTRIASFFSSTEIGVVSTVDPVALDGAVESIRAQTDREPAEGDVVFEGAEPVAVTPAPGQSLDVPATREVLESDWPFGTVDVPVATVDVTVHQDEVDRVLAEVAMPAVSAPVVFAGRNGTEAVLTPDAIARVLSFEPDGEGALAPRYDFAAATGLLAPALASTETPPKDATFRLGAGAPTVVPAVVGDVVQWERTLEQLPALLTSQDSRTTDAVYDQAQPALTTEGAQALGIKEVVGEYTTGGFEYASGVNIGLTADIVNGALVKPGATFSLNEYTGPRGSAQGFVESGIIDNGRPDRAVGGGISQFATTLYNASYFGGMEDAGHTEHSYYISRYPEAREATVFEGAIDLKFTNPAKTGIVIESFATSSNVTVRLWGTKTVEVESVTGARTNPTSPNTITLPAGAGCVASGGGPGFTASDTRVITDIASGNQISSNTRTVKYDPIPIVKCVSPEPERAPSADPDDEPPAAAPPAEDE; this is translated from the coding sequence GTGAGCGTCGGTGGAGACGGCAAAGGCAAGCGCGATAAGGAGCCGGATCCGCCGGAGAGCTCGGCGACATCCGGCGACGGTGCTGTCGCGGGCCACTCTGTCGTAGACGATTCTGTTGCGGATGATGTTCCTCCTTACGAGGCCGTCACCGAGGTGATGCGCGCAATCGACCCGAACGAACCGCTACCGGGGCAGTCCGTCTCGCAGACCGAGCCCGCGGTTCCCGGCGAGGGTGCGGAGTTCGACGAACCGACGGACCGCCAGGAAGCGGTTCCCGGCGGGCCAACCGAATCAGACAGCACCTCGTTGTCCAACGACGTACCTGTCTCCCACCGCGAGGCGGAGCCGTCCGGTGCAGTGGACCCCGGCGCAGTGCTGCCAAGTTCAGGGGGCCCAAGTGCAGTGGATCCCGGCGCTGTGGACCCCGATGCTGTGAATACCCATGCTGTGAATACCCATGCGGTGAATACCCATGCGGTGGATGCCAACGCCGCGAACGCCGAGGACACGGCTCGTCATTCTTCTGCCGCCCATTCTCTCGAAGCCGCCCATTCTCCTGAAGCCGCCGTCTCTTCTGAAGCCGCCGTCGAAGCGGGCGCCGAAGACCGGGCGGACGACAGCTCCACCGTCGCGATCCCGGTCGTCGAGCCCCCTTCTGGTACCGAGCCCCCTTCTGGTACCGAGCCCCCTGCTGGTGCCGGGCCGCCTGCTGGTGCCGGTCCGAGCGACCGTGGTGACTCCTATGCGGGCCCGGCTGTTTCACCCTCGGGCGATGATGTCGTCGCGAGCACCCGTGATGTGAAGGCGTCGCAGATGAAGATCGCGGTGATCGTGGGTGCGGCGGTTGCCATTCTCGGGGTGTTCTACACGGCGGACTTGCTGTCTTCGGATGGATCGGTTCCTCGCGGAGTGGTCGTTGCGGGTGTCGAGGTCGGCGGCTTGAGCCACGAAGACGCAGAAGCGCGCCTACAGAGTGAACTCGGGCCGCGCGTCGACCAGTCTGTTCGCGTGAATGCGGGCGACCGTGAGCTCGAACTGGTCCCGTCGGCGGCAGGACTCGGCATCGATTGGGCGTCGACGCTCGATCGCGCCGGTTCTCAACCGATCAATCCGTTCACCCGAATAGCGTCGTTCTTTTCCAGCACAGAAATCGGTGTCGTGTCGACGGTCGACCCGGTCGCTCTGGACGGTGCCGTCGAATCGATTCGCGCACAGACGGATCGAGAGCCTGCCGAGGGTGATGTCGTGTTCGAGGGCGCCGAGCCGGTCGCAGTCACGCCTGCGCCGGGGCAGTCCTTGGACGTTCCTGCCACGCGCGAGGTACTCGAATCCGATTGGCCGTTCGGCACCGTCGACGTTCCGGTCGCGACTGTCGACGTGACAGTGCATCAAGACGAAGTGGACCGGGTCCTGGCCGAGGTGGCGATGCCTGCTGTGTCGGCACCAGTCGTGTTCGCGGGTCGGAACGGCACCGAAGCGGTACTGACGCCCGACGCCATTGCTCGGGTCCTGTCCTTCGAGCCGGATGGTGAGGGTGCGCTCGCGCCGAGATACGACTTCGCCGCTGCAACCGGCCTTCTCGCTCCTGCACTTGCCTCGACGGAGACGCCACCTAAGGATGCGACGTTCAGGCTCGGAGCGGGAGCGCCGACGGTTGTGCCAGCGGTGGTGGGTGATGTGGTGCAGTGGGAGCGGACGTTGGAGCAGTTGCCGGCGTTGCTCACCTCGCAGGATTCGCGAACGACCGATGCGGTGTACGACCAAGCGCAGCCCGCGTTGACGACGGAGGGCGCTCAGGCGCTCGGAATCAAGGAGGTCGTCGGCGAATACACCACTGGCGGTTTCGAATACGCGTCCGGCGTCAACATCGGACTCACGGCCGACATCGTCAACGGAGCGCTCGTGAAGCCGGGAGCTACGTTCTCGCTGAACGAGTACACCGGTCCGCGTGGATCGGCTCAGGGATTCGTGGAGTCCGGGATCATCGACAATGGTCGACCGGATCGCGCCGTCGGAGGTGGAATCAGTCAGTTCGCGACGACGCTGTACAACGCTTCGTATTTCGGCGGTATGGAGGATGCCGGGCACACCGAACACAGCTACTACATCAGCAGGTATCCCGAGGCGCGCGAAGCGACAGTGTTCGAGGGTGCTATCGACCTGAAGTTCACGAACCCGGCGAAAACCGGAATCGTCATCGAGTCGTTCGCCACGAGTTCCAATGTCACAGTGAGGCTGTGGGGAACCAAGACCGTCGAGGTCGAATCCGTCACCGGGGCTCGAACCAATCCGACGAGCCCGAACACCATCACTCTTCCCGCCGGCGCCGGGTGCGTTGCATCCGGTGGTGGACCGGGCTTCACGGCCAGCGACACCAGGGTGATCACGGATATTGCGTCGGGAAACCAGATTTCGAGCAACACGCGAACGGTCAAGTACGACCCGATCCCGATCGTCAAATGCGTGTCTCCCGAGCCGGAGCGTGCACCTTCTGCCGATCCGGACGACGAACCGCCTGCTGCTGCGCCTCCCGCGGAGGACGAGTAG
- a CDS encoding SGNH/GDSL hydrolase family protein: MVAVPRIDTYIALGDSFTEGVGDADPSSPNGVKGWADRVADELSVGNPNFRYANLAVRGKLIDQVIADQVPAAVAAAPDLVTIYAGGNDMMRPKVDIDAVVARYDAALAELVATGARVVAFTAYDAGWSPIFRTLRGRTAIYNELLREVADSRGVELIDYWRFDGYDDPRMWDWDRLHMSTRGHTRMAAEVLDFLGIEHSIVLDELPPLPPLDPAVKRRENTEWVKSFAAPWVTRRLRGASSGDTVSPKHTEPISIRA; the protein is encoded by the coding sequence ATGGTCGCAGTGCCCAGGATCGACACGTACATCGCTCTCGGAGACTCGTTCACCGAGGGGGTCGGAGATGCGGATCCCTCCAGCCCGAACGGTGTGAAGGGATGGGCCGACCGTGTCGCGGACGAACTCTCCGTCGGCAACCCGAATTTTCGGTACGCCAACCTTGCCGTCCGAGGAAAGTTGATCGATCAGGTGATCGCCGACCAGGTGCCGGCAGCGGTCGCGGCGGCACCCGATCTCGTCACGATCTATGCCGGCGGAAACGACATGATGCGGCCCAAGGTCGACATCGACGCTGTCGTGGCGAGGTACGACGCAGCGCTGGCCGAACTGGTCGCCACCGGTGCGCGGGTAGTCGCGTTCACGGCATACGACGCAGGGTGGTCGCCGATCTTTCGCACACTCCGCGGCCGCACGGCCATCTACAACGAGTTGCTTCGCGAAGTCGCGGACAGCCGCGGCGTCGAACTGATCGACTACTGGCGATTCGACGGCTACGACGACCCCCGGATGTGGGACTGGGATCGCCTCCACATGTCGACGCGTGGCCACACCCGTATGGCAGCCGAAGTTCTGGATTTTCTTGGGATAGAGCATTCCATCGTGCTCGACGAGCTACCCCCATTGCCGCCGCTCGACCCAGCGGTGAAGCGACGTGAAAACACCGAGTGGGTCAAGTCCTTCGCCGCGCCATGGGTGACGAGACGGCTGCGCGGGGCGTCCTCGGGCGACACCGTGAGCCCGAAACACACAGAACCCATATCGATCCGGGCTTAG
- a CDS encoding NADPH-dependent FMN reductase: MTVTVVAGNPKPESRTLAAAMLLAAELTGAPADGKVDVITLGSGLLGWGDDAVKAAVEKVSASDIVVFASPTFKATYTGVLKLFLDQFATDEGLRDVVAVPLMLGAGLAHALAPDLLLKPVLVELGAITPAPGLYLIDTTFTADTRIVDYARRWGPVITAAADARRGDSA, translated from the coding sequence ATGACGGTCACCGTGGTGGCAGGCAACCCCAAACCCGAATCCCGGACCCTTGCGGCGGCGATGCTGCTGGCCGCAGAGCTGACAGGTGCACCTGCGGACGGGAAGGTCGACGTCATCACCCTGGGGTCGGGCCTGCTCGGATGGGGCGACGATGCGGTGAAGGCCGCAGTCGAGAAGGTGTCTGCCTCGGACATCGTCGTGTTCGCAAGTCCTACGTTCAAGGCCACCTACACCGGAGTTCTCAAGCTCTTTCTCGATCAGTTCGCCACCGACGAGGGTCTGCGAGATGTGGTCGCTGTCCCACTCATGCTCGGTGCGGGCCTTGCTCACGCGCTTGCGCCCGATCTGCTCCTCAAGCCGGTGCTGGTCGAGCTCGGCGCGATCACCCCGGCGCCCGGTCTGTACCTGATCGACACGACTTTCACCGCAGACACTCGTATCGTGGATTACGCGCGGCGATGGGGACCCGTCATCACAGCCGCAGCAGACGCAAGAAGAGGAGACTCGGCATGA
- a CDS encoding flavin reductase family protein, whose protein sequence is MTLTHTDLDQVTLRQAYAQFPSGVVAIAAEIDGVPVGLAASSFVAVSIDPPLVAVCIQNTSTTWPKLEGDRRIGVSVLGEAHNDAARTLAAKTGDRFAGLKLQTTEQGAVFIDGATAWLDTTIDQQVPAGDHLIVLLRIHSLEVQSEIDPIIFHGSKFRKLQA, encoded by the coding sequence ATGACGCTCACCCACACCGATCTCGACCAGGTGACGCTTCGTCAGGCCTACGCGCAGTTTCCGAGCGGCGTCGTAGCGATCGCCGCCGAGATCGACGGTGTCCCCGTCGGCCTGGCCGCGAGTAGCTTCGTGGCGGTCTCCATCGACCCTCCACTGGTAGCGGTGTGCATCCAGAACACGTCGACGACATGGCCCAAGCTCGAAGGCGATCGGCGCATCGGCGTCAGCGTGCTCGGTGAGGCGCACAACGACGCGGCTCGCACCCTCGCCGCCAAAACCGGTGACCGCTTCGCCGGCCTGAAGTTGCAGACGACCGAGCAGGGTGCCGTGTTCATAGACGGCGCGACTGCGTGGCTCGATACGACCATCGACCAGCAGGTTCCCGCAGGGGATCATCTGATCGTTCTGCTGCGTATCCACTCGTTGGAAGTGCAGAGCGAGATCGACCCGATCATTTTCCACGGCAGCAAGTTCCGCAAACTCCAGGCGTAG